CACGCAGGCAGGCGTCAATCTCAAGCAGGAGGTCGCTTACAGCCTTATCCTCTACACCAGCACCCTCCAGGTGCTCGGCGACGCTGCGAGCGTATTCTACGCCGTTACTGCGCGTGCCTTTAGCCCGGATCGCCATCTCAGCCAATTCGCGCAAATTGTCATATTTTATAATCCGCTTCCCCTCATAGATCGGCACAAGTGGGTGATGGAGTTGCCGCCCGGCAGGTGAACCGTCCGTTCTCGTAAGGGAAAACTTTTTCCTTCGCGCTCCAGCAAGTCGGCCAGGATCGTGTCGCGTTGCTCGTCATCGAACTCAAAGGCGACGCCCTGGCACTCACCGTTTGAGGTAATAATCCGTAGCGTCGGGGCAGGA
This genomic interval from Bradyrhizobium sp. CB82 contains the following:
- a CDS encoding gamma-glutamylcyclotransferase encodes the protein MTFWVFAYGSLMADGWETAYRCKFRSPAYSRSFDKGSIESRGTREHPAPTLRIITSNGECQGVAFEFDDEQRDTILADLLEREGKSFPLRERTVHLPGGNSITHLCRSMRGSGL